In the genome of Osmerus mordax isolate fOsmMor3 chromosome 10, fOsmMor3.pri, whole genome shotgun sequence, the window ACTTTGTTCACACAAGATGAAGAGTCAACAGccaccccctcagcctccccctcagcctccccctcagcctcccactcagcctccccctcagcctccccctcagccacccactcagcctccccctcagcTTCCCCCTCAGCCACCcactcagcctccccctcagcctccccctcagcctccccctcagcctccccttcagcctccccctcagcctccccctcagcctccccctcagcctccccttcagcctccccctcagcctccccccctAATAACCAGCTACTTCGGAGGGCCCTGCTAACACAATgccctcccactcccctcctctcgctctcaaTCACCGTTGGGACAATAAGGGAGCCCCTCAATGCCCCCtcgactccctcccccccctctcgcccaatcccccagtcccccccaaACAGACACTTCTTTTATTGAAATTCTTTGGTGTTCTAATCCCCAGCTTCCTCCAGGGGCAATAATGGACTCCCTGCTACAGCCTTTTCCAGCCAGGCCATCACTCGCCTCAGCCTGCCGGGGTCAGGGGCACCACCGCTCTGGTCAGCAGCACCACTGCTCTGGTCAGCAGCACCGCCGCTCTGGTCAGCAGCACCACTGCTCTGGTCAGCAGCACAGACGCTCTGGTCAGGGGCACCACCGCTCTGGTCAGAGGCACAGACGCTCTGGTCAGAGGCACCACCGCTCTGGTCAGCAGCACAGACGCTCTGGTCAGAGGCACCACCGCTCTGGTCAGGGGCACCACCGCTCTGGTCAGAGGCACCACCGCTCTGGTCAGAGGCACAGACGCTCTGGTCAGCGACACAGACGCTCTGGTCAGCGGCACCACCGCTCTAGTCAGAGGCACCACCGCTCTGGTCAGAGGCACAGACGCTCTGGTCAGCGGCACCACCGCTCTGGTCAGAGGCACCACCGCTCTGGTCAGAGGCACAGACGCTCTGGTCAGCGACACAGATGTGGCTCACTGCCACCTCAGCACCGTTTGCCTTTGAACATAGAATTGAAACTCAAGTGAAACTTCAAACTGtacgtatgtttgtttgttactTCAAACCCTACCAAACCCCATGTAAACCAATATCCCTTGTATGTGGTTTAAGGTTACAAACAATAGTGAAATACTGAAACGGTAATTCCCCTGGATATTGTGATGTGTCCTGTCGTGATGTGAGTGTTGATCATTGGAAAGGCTCGCATTTGTACCATTGATGTGAATGAATCAAAGGACAATGCATTTTAACTACAATATCTAAACCTTTGACACAAATGTAACCTTACCAAGAGGCTTTCATTGCAGGTGTACATTAATACTGTCTGCAGATTCCCTGAGGGTTGGGACCAGTAGGGGAATGTGTATAGGGTGACATCTACTGGTTAGACAGGGTTCTCGACACTAACTCTATGGAAGAGACTGGATTGTGTTATTTCAGAGTAAAATGACAGCATTTTGCATGACATAACATTCGCTATCTTGACCCTTACCTCATTCTTACGTTTATGAATTATACTAGTGTACTATACAGCAAGTACCATAACTTTAATAATTAAAGGTACAATAGTTAAGGTTTTTTAGTAATTTCAGTATTTATTTTTGCGACTCCTCCAATCACTGATCATCTGCAGTCCTTTGGCGTTCGGCAGTGTGGCACACAACATTGTTTTTACTCGAATGTTTAATAGTGCAATGTATTGCTAAGGAACAAGAGGCTCATGTGACAAAATGCCccaaagcaagagagagacaatggTGCGAGAGCAGAGTAAAAGCTTGAAAAGTATGGTGTCATTAAAAGCTTTTATTACAGCACGAGTCCTATTAACAGAATCATGTTACGTTTGAAAGATAGAAGCAAGGGGCCTCAGGGCATCACAGCAACTGTGTTGAAATGTAGAATATGAACAACAATGTGATAATAGTGAAGAGAAGTATGCAAGATATTGAAGCTTCAGTTCTATCATTGTCATATACAAAGATGGGAACTTGAGTAGagttttctggtatcagtactttacttttcacaatttatttttctgacaacttttcacTTTCACTCCtcaattttttacacaaatatctgtactttctacttcttacattttcaaaccaggctCGTTAGTTTTAATCTTTATTTGGTGGCATGAAcaatggagcaaggcagaaggcaacaagaagAATGGCTAACACACTGGATGAGGGAGTTAGCGATGTCGACCTGACTGAGAatagacattcctgatcacccatggtcATGTGTGAGGGAGATGTTTGAAATTGTTggtgtcaaaaaggattcctggtgAATGCGCTACTGTCACTACCTGCACTAGGTACCACCCATTTCacatgatgtgaggtccagttaccagcgtAACACTAAAACATGTTGTAGTAATGGCAACCTTTTACTTAAGTAGgctatatgtcagagcccatacttctttactttaacttgagtgaaaaagtgtagtcagcacttcaacttttaccagtctttgTAAACAGTATCTGTAcagagtatctgtacttctacttgagtgaaggatgtgtgtacttttgccatctctgcacTGTTGTTAGACTGTCATTACACTGAGGTCACACTGTTATTGTGTTATTACACTGTGATTTCACTGTTGTAACactattatgttgttattacacatttgttacattgttcttacattgttattatgttgttattacactgttgtaaTAATTCATATTATTATATGGCCATATTTATCCAAGTTCATACTGAGGTAATGGAGATATCCCACAGAATAATCTATATGAGTTTGTTTCAGAAATATTCACTGTGAGAATGCTGTCGTAACTATGACTTATGTAGTGGTGTGCATAATTGTTTAAAGATTGTTTAAAATATGATATCATTTTATTGTATCCTACTGTCTACCAAAAACTGTGTAATACTGTCTATTCAGTATTACACACAGAGATATTTAGTTTTTGTTTCAAGAGCCAGCTATGATCTCAGAGCTCATTGTTTTGTGTTGTCATGTGAGGATAGATCTAGGTTTACATTGCTAACAGTGCTGTAGCACCCAAGGCAACTACCATGAGAGAATGGCTTGTCAGATGGCCAAAGCTGTTAAATACCACTCACCACAGTGGTACCCTGAGTC includes:
- the LOC136950035 gene encoding mucin-1-like, with translation MSVGAASHSASPSASPSATHSASPSASPSATHSASPSASPSASPSASPSASPSASPSASPSASPSASPSASPPNNQLLRRPGHHSPQPAGVRGTTALVSSTTALVSSTAALVSSTTALVSSTDALVRGTTALVRGTDALVRGTTALVSSTDALVRGTTALVRGTTALVRGTTALVRGTDALVSDTDALVSGTTALVRGTTALVRGTDALVSGTTALVRGTTALVRGTDALVSDTDVAHCHLSTVCL